One genomic window of Verrucomicrobiota bacterium includes the following:
- a CDS encoding ATP-binding protein, protein MSNAVGVNEALERLGQLRQAVRDAAARRDTLEREHQARVHREQYDTAAVLRDLDAAHAARVAEIESTARLQSAAIETRACARQTRIHRARTQALNQALAVIAADEGARKFRIQQRLLQASRTHDAVLPGVKLDNEEFNKSLASAGVELDQLAARAEASFRPFGRVFAGTDAESPTPPTAPDDERLLLDQTHEERSEAASDLESFRAKPLPALFRLLPVPVLATLIVVGHGAFAAYLHFKLARPVPSGPIGGSLLGSLLVMAALFFLGRMQARPAAAATGAALGRARCSHALSAAAAARNQIQRVQDIELAFARTEEQLNSEWNQLMEELEHRRADAQSTAERKMAHALERCSLLARRREHETAAFHSGELERFQTAGSQQRAELAAASEARLAQFAREFSEQAAMIQLELDAGAMPVYAAIQAAGGFTQAEAPWRSEPGAGWSPPRVFSHVAPFGRLDVDVAVLAGVPLQPGRLALPGAARLSLPALLAFPANGSILFETMQGGRFESIAALNNIVLHLLAGAPPGRVSFSFVDPVGLGQNFAGVTHLSDFGETLVTGRICTQPAQIEKRLAELNEHMEKVIQMYLRNEYATIADYNEKAGTIAEKYHFLVIADFPVNFSEAAIKRLLSVAANGPRCGVFVLMHWDRRQPLVDVTAEDLRDLNVCVTAKGGEMVLAGRTSDGVKLVLEPAPDAARVTQFIQRVGELSLSASRVEVPFDHIAPAADATWSLDTGDELRVPIGRTGATKFQYLELGQGTRQHALVAGKTGSGKSTLFHVIITNLALWCSPEQVEFYLVDFKKGVEFQCYAANRLPHARVVAIESDREFGLSVLQRLDEELRRRGELFRRAGAQDVRGYRRSAGAGTMPRSLLLIDEFQEFFTEDDRIAQSAALLLDRIVRQGRAFGIHVVLGSQTLGGAYTLARATLGQMVVRVALQCNEADAYLIMDENNPAPRLLTRPGEGIYNDMAGAIEGNSPFQAVWLDDEVRDARLKRVRELARQRPGGAASPVVFEGNAPADVRDNELLAAAIATRPPAAPAAARVWLGAPNSIKGPTEVTFARQSGCNLLVVGQRDEAAQAIVTVALLALAAQFPRDAARFVILDASAPGSPERAQLEDVCRALTHEIVVARGPETETALAALAEELKSRSESGDAGRPDVFLFIHGIQRFKKLRFEEDFGFGGEGAANPGQQLFALICEGPATGIHVIGVCDTCNNVNRFLSRKALSEFELRVLFQMSANDSAALCDSQRAASLGLHRAVFFSEQEGYLEVFRPYAAPDATWIAEAARQLGSE, encoded by the coding sequence GTGAGTAACGCGGTCGGCGTGAACGAGGCGTTGGAGCGGCTCGGCCAGTTGCGCCAGGCCGTGCGCGATGCCGCCGCGCGACGCGACACCCTCGAGCGCGAGCATCAGGCCCGCGTGCATCGCGAGCAATACGACACCGCTGCGGTCCTTCGCGACCTGGATGCCGCCCACGCGGCGCGGGTCGCCGAAATCGAATCCACCGCGCGTCTGCAAAGCGCGGCGATCGAGACACGCGCCTGTGCGCGGCAGACGCGCATCCATCGGGCTCGCACCCAGGCGCTGAACCAGGCGCTCGCCGTGATTGCCGCGGATGAAGGCGCGCGAAAGTTCCGAATCCAACAGCGTCTCCTGCAAGCCAGCCGCACGCATGACGCCGTCCTGCCCGGCGTCAAGCTGGACAACGAGGAATTCAACAAGTCGCTCGCGAGCGCCGGCGTTGAACTCGACCAGCTCGCTGCACGCGCGGAGGCGTCGTTCCGTCCGTTCGGCAGGGTGTTCGCCGGGACGGATGCGGAGTCACCAACTCCCCCAACCGCGCCGGATGACGAGCGGTTGCTGCTCGACCAGACGCACGAGGAAAGGTCGGAAGCGGCGTCGGACCTGGAGTCGTTCCGGGCAAAACCGCTGCCCGCGCTGTTCCGCCTGCTGCCGGTGCCGGTGCTGGCGACGCTGATCGTCGTCGGGCACGGCGCGTTCGCGGCGTATCTCCACTTCAAGCTGGCGCGTCCCGTTCCCTCCGGACCGATCGGCGGCTCGCTGCTCGGCTCCCTGCTCGTGATGGCCGCGCTGTTCTTCCTTGGCCGGATGCAAGCCCGCCCGGCCGCCGCCGCGACCGGCGCCGCGCTCGGCCGCGCCCGCTGTTCACACGCGTTGAGCGCCGCGGCGGCCGCGCGCAACCAGATCCAGCGCGTGCAGGACATTGAACTCGCCTTCGCGCGGACCGAGGAGCAGTTGAACAGCGAGTGGAATCAACTCATGGAGGAACTCGAACACCGCCGCGCCGACGCGCAATCCACCGCCGAGCGAAAGATGGCGCACGCGCTCGAGCGCTGCTCCCTGCTCGCGCGCCGGCGCGAGCACGAGACCGCGGCCTTTCACAGCGGCGAACTCGAACGCTTCCAGACCGCCGGGTCGCAGCAGCGCGCGGAACTCGCCGCCGCTTCCGAGGCGCGACTCGCGCAGTTCGCACGCGAATTTTCAGAGCAGGCGGCGATGATTCAGCTCGAACTCGACGCGGGCGCCATGCCTGTCTACGCAGCCATCCAGGCGGCCGGCGGCTTCACGCAAGCCGAAGCCCCGTGGCGATCAGAGCCGGGCGCCGGATGGTCCCCGCCGAGAGTGTTCTCGCATGTCGCGCCATTCGGGCGGCTCGATGTGGATGTCGCGGTGCTCGCGGGCGTGCCGTTGCAACCCGGCCGGCTCGCACTGCCCGGCGCGGCGCGGCTTTCGTTGCCCGCGTTGCTCGCGTTCCCTGCCAACGGGTCAATCCTGTTCGAGACCATGCAGGGCGGGCGCTTCGAGTCCATCGCCGCGCTCAACAACATCGTGCTGCACCTGCTCGCGGGCGCGCCGCCGGGACGCGTGAGCTTCAGCTTCGTGGACCCGGTCGGGCTCGGCCAGAATTTCGCGGGCGTCACGCACCTGTCGGATTTCGGCGAAACGCTGGTCACCGGGCGCATCTGCACGCAACCGGCGCAAATCGAGAAGCGCCTCGCGGAGCTCAACGAGCACATGGAGAAGGTCATCCAGATGTATCTCCGCAACGAATACGCGACCATCGCCGACTACAACGAAAAGGCCGGCACCATCGCGGAGAAGTATCACTTCCTCGTCATCGCGGATTTTCCGGTGAACTTCAGCGAAGCAGCGATCAAGCGGTTGCTCAGCGTCGCCGCCAACGGTCCGCGCTGCGGCGTCTTCGTCCTCATGCACTGGGACCGCCGGCAGCCGCTTGTGGATGTGACCGCCGAGGACTTGCGCGACCTGAACGTGTGCGTCACCGCAAAGGGCGGCGAAATGGTGCTGGCCGGTCGCACCTCGGACGGCGTGAAGCTCGTGCTCGAACCCGCGCCCGACGCCGCGCGCGTGACGCAGTTCATCCAGCGGGTCGGCGAGCTCAGCCTGAGCGCGAGCCGCGTCGAGGTGCCGTTCGATCATATCGCACCCGCGGCGGACGCCACGTGGTCGCTCGACACCGGGGACGAATTGCGCGTGCCGATCGGCCGCACGGGCGCGACGAAGTTCCAGTATCTCGAACTCGGCCAGGGGACGCGCCAACACGCGCTTGTCGCGGGCAAGACGGGCTCCGGCAAGTCCACGCTCTTCCACGTCATCATCACAAACCTCGCCTTGTGGTGCAGCCCGGAGCAGGTGGAGTTCTATCTCGTGGACTTCAAGAAGGGCGTCGAGTTCCAGTGTTACGCGGCAAACCGGCTGCCGCACGCGCGCGTGGTGGCCATCGAAAGCGACCGCGAATTTGGATTGAGCGTGCTGCAGCGGCTTGACGAGGAACTGCGCCGCCGCGGCGAACTCTTCCGGCGCGCGGGCGCACAGGACGTGCGGGGTTACCGCCGTTCCGCAGGCGCGGGGACGATGCCGCGCTCGCTGCTGCTCATCGACGAGTTCCAGGAATTCTTCACCGAGGACGACCGCATCGCGCAGAGCGCGGCCTTGCTGCTCGACCGCATCGTCCGGCAGGGACGAGCGTTCGGAATCCATGTCGTGCTCGGGTCGCAGACGCTTGGAGGCGCCTACACGCTCGCGCGCGCCACGCTCGGCCAGATGGTGGTGCGCGTCGCGCTGCAATGCAACGAGGCCGACGCGTATCTCATCATGGACGAAAACAACCCCGCGCCGCGCCTGCTCACGCGGCCGGGCGAGGGCATCTACAACGACATGGCCGGAGCCATCGAAGGGAACAGCCCGTTTCAGGCCGTGTGGCTCGACGATGAAGTCCGCGACGCGAGACTCAAGCGCGTGCGCGAACTTGCGCGGCAACGTCCCGGCGGCGCGGCCTCGCCGGTCGTCTTCGAGGGCAACGCGCCCGCGGACGTCCGTGACAACGAGTTGCTGGCCGCCGCGATCGCCACGCGCCCGCCGGCCGCGCCCGCGGCCGCGCGCGTCTGGCTCGGCGCGCCGAATTCCATCAAGGGCCCGACTGAGGTGACCTTCGCGCGGCAGAGCGGCTGCAACCTGCTTGTGGTCGGCCAGCGCGATGAGGCCGCGCAAGCCATCGTGACCGTCGCGCTCCTCGCGCTTGCGGCGCAGTTCCCGCGTGACGCCGCGCGGTTCGTCATCCTCGACGCGTCAGCGCCGGGCTCGCCGGAACGCGCGCAATTGGAGGATGTCTGCCGCGCACTGACGCACGAGATCGTGGTCGCGCGCGGGCCTGAAACGGAGACCGCACTCGCGGCGCTGGCGGAAGAACTCAAGTCACGCTCCGAGTCGGGCGACGCGGGCCGGCCCGACGTGTTCCTGTTTATCCACGGCATCCAGCGCTTCAAGAAACTGCGCTTCGAGGAGGACTTCGGTTTCGGCGGCGAGGGCGCCGCGAATCCCGGCCAGCAGCTCTTCGCGCTCATCTGCGAAGGGCCGGCGACGGGCATCCACGTCATCGGCGTGTGCGACACGTGCAACAACGTGAATCGCTTCCTGAGCCGCAAGGCGCTGAGCGAGTTCGAACTGAGGGTGCTGTTTCAAATGAGCGCGAACGACTCCGCGGCCTTGTGCGACAGCCAGCGGGCCGCGAGCCTCGGCTTGCACCGCGCCGTCTTCTTCAGCGAACAGGAAGGCTATCTCGAGGTGTTCCGCCCGTATGCCGCGCCCGACGCAACATGGATCGCCGAAGCAGCCCGACAACTCGGGTCCGAATGA
- a CDS encoding PIG-L family deacetylase, translating into MNPYATLVSEYARLAREARAWPVGGFPPCPRPEIRADAPRALIFSPHPDDEVIIGGLALRLLREAGWKVLNVAVTLGSSRERQAERLAELKRCCECIGFGLLQTLPSGLERVNVSSRTSEPAHWAQCVEIIADLLIEHRPRVILFPHEHDWNSTHIGTHHLVMDALRTLGPEFSTSLVETEFWGQMAAPNLLVEISPRDLGDLITALTFHVGEVRRNPYHLSVPAWMMDNVRRGAEVVGGQGGAAPEFPFATLYRLRRWQGASVHDVLDHGRALAAVENAATLFGG; encoded by the coding sequence ATGAATCCCTACGCCACGCTCGTTTCCGAATACGCGCGCCTCGCGCGCGAAGCCCGCGCCTGGCCGGTCGGCGGATTTCCTCCCTGCCCGCGGCCCGAGATTCGGGCCGACGCGCCGCGCGCACTCATCTTCTCACCGCATCCCGATGACGAGGTGATCATCGGCGGACTCGCGCTCCGGTTGCTTCGCGAGGCGGGCTGGAAGGTCCTTAACGTCGCCGTCACGCTCGGAAGCAGCCGCGAGCGGCAGGCCGAGCGGCTCGCCGAACTCAAGCGATGCTGCGAGTGCATCGGCTTCGGCCTGCTGCAAACCCTGCCGTCGGGTCTTGAAAGGGTGAACGTGAGTTCGCGAACCTCGGAACCCGCGCACTGGGCGCAGTGCGTCGAAATCATCGCCGACCTGCTGATCGAGCACCGGCCGCGGGTGATCCTCTTCCCGCACGAGCACGACTGGAACAGCACGCACATCGGCACGCATCACCTCGTGATGGATGCGTTGCGGACGCTTGGGCCGGAGTTCAGCACGAGCCTGGTCGAGACCGAATTCTGGGGGCAGATGGCCGCGCCGAACCTGCTGGTCGAGATCAGTCCGCGCGACCTCGGCGACCTGATCACGGCGCTGACGTTTCACGTCGGCGAAGTGCGCCGCAATCCCTATCACCTGTCGGTTCCCGCGTGGATGATGGACAACGTGCGGCGCGGCGCGGAAGTGGTCGGCGGCCAGGGCGGTGCGGCGCCGGAATTCCCATTCGCCACGCTCTACCGGCTGAGGCGATGGCAGGGCGCGTCCGTGCACGACGTGTTGGATCACGGGCGCGCACTCGCGGCGGTGGAGAATGCCGCGACGTTGTTCGGCGGTTGA
- a CDS encoding WXG100 family type VII secretion target yields MPQAVMDPEAVRRFAEELKRFNIDLQNRMASLHARFASLGDTWGDQEHEKFSQEFEQTIRALKKFVEVSGQHTPYLLRKAQRIEDYLAQR; encoded by the coding sequence ATGCCACAAGCCGTCATGGATCCCGAGGCCGTCCGCCGGTTCGCGGAGGAACTCAAACGCTTCAACATCGACCTTCAAAACCGCATGGCCTCGCTGCACGCGCGCTTCGCCTCGCTCGGCGACACGTGGGGCGACCAGGAACACGAGAAGTTCTCGCAGGAGTTCGAGCAGACGATCCGCGCGCTCAAGAAGTTCGTCGAGGTTTCCGGCCAGCACACACCCTACCTGCTCCGCAAGGCCCAGCGCATCGAGGATTACCTCGCCCAACGATGA